DNA sequence from the Pseudophryne corroboree isolate aPseCor3 chromosome 6, aPseCor3.hap2, whole genome shotgun sequence genome:
ggccagggtatcgaacttatagaatttagcaaaagtgttcaaacccgaccaagtagccgctcggcaaagctgtagtgccgaaacacctcgggcagccgcccaagatgagcccacctttctggtagaatgggctttaaccgacttcggcaccggcaaccccaccgaagaatgagcttgctggatcgtactacaaatccagcgtgcaatagtctgttttgacgcgggatgaccaaccttgttggccgcatacaaaacaaacaacgcttcagttttcctagtaacagctgtcctagaaacgtaaacttttaacgctcttacaacatccagagattttggaatcgccacttcttccgtagctaccggaaccacaataggttggttaatgtgaaatgacgaaaccaccttcggtagaaattgttgacgagtcctcaattccaccctatccgcatgaaaaatcaagtacggactcttatgagataaagctgccaattccgatactcgcctggcagatgccagcgccaaaagcataactaccttccaagtgagaaattttaattcaaccgtccgcaaaggttcaaaccaggaagacatgaggaaccgtaagacgacatcaaggtcccatggcgctacaggcggtacaaacagtggattgatatgcattacaccctttacaaaagtctgaacctctgggagggcagctaactctttttgaaagaaaatagacaaagccgaaatttgcactttgatggaacccaatttcaggcctgcatctacacccgcctgtaaaaagtggagaaaacgacccaagtgaaaatcctccgcaggagcctttttaacctcacaccaggaaacatatttcctccagatacggtgatagtgtgtcACCGTAACCtcattcctagccttaatgagagttggaatgacctccctgggaatacccttacgagctaagatctggcgctcaacctccatgccgtcaaacgcagccgcggtaagtccggaaacacgcatggaccctgtaacaacaaatcctctcttagaggaagcggccaaggatcttccaccagtaagtcctgaagatccgggtatcaggcccttcttggccagtctggaacgacgagaatcgcctgaacccttgctcgacgaatgatccccagcacctttggaatgagaggaagagaggaagaggagggaacacgtacaccgactggaagacccacggagacaccagggcgtccaccgccgtggcttgtgggtcccttgacctggaacaatacctcgggagcttcttgttgagccgagacgccatcatgtctatcaacggaattccccagcgtcttgtcacttctgcaaatacctcttggtgcagagcccactctcccggatggaggtcgtgtctgctgaggaaatccgcttcccagttgtccacccccggtaggaaaactgctgacagtgcgctgacgtgttgttccgcccagcgaagtatctttgtggcctccgccattgctgctctgctcctcgttccgccttgccgatttatatgggccaccgctgtgatgttgtctgactgtaccaggaccggtcgaccctgaagaagacttcttgcatggagcaggccgttgtaaatggctattaactctagaacatttatgtggagacaggcttcctggagcgaccatttccctggaaatttcttccttgggtgactgcgcccccgccccggagacttgcatctgttgtcagaagtacccaatcctggataccgaatcggcgtccccccaggaggtgatgagcttgtagccaccacagcagagaaattctggctctgggagatagacttatcttccggtgaatgtgtaggtgagacccggaccatttgctcagcaagtcccactgaaacacgcgggcgtgaaatctgccgtatggaatggctttgtacgccgctaccatcttccccagaacccgagtacaatgatggatcgacacactcgtcggcttcagaagttctctgaccatcgtctgcaattccagagccttttcttctggaaggaataccttctgtaactccgtatccagaatcatgcccagaaaaggaagccgagtggtcggaatcaactgggatttcggcaaattgaggacccatccgtgttgtcgcagaatcgatagagacaactctacacttgtcagcaatcgttccttggacctcgcctttatcaggagatcgtccaagtacgggataattgaaaccccttgtttgcgaagaagaaccatcatttccgccatgaccttggtgaaaatcctcggagccgtggaaagcccaaacggcaacgtctgaaattggtaatgagaatcctgtatcgcaaacctgaggaaaacctgatgcggaggatatatcggcacatgtaagtaggcatcctttatgtcgactgacgccataaaatcccccccctccaggctggcaatcaccgctcgaagggattccatcttgaacctgaagactttcaagtatggattgagggattttagatttagaattggtctgaccgaaccgtccggtttcggtaccacaaagaggctcgactagaacccctccccccactgggacggagggacgggaacaatgaccctctgtagacagacacaatttttgaatggccgcccggaccacctccctgtccggaagaaccactggtaatgccgaaatgaagaaccggtgagggggcatctcctgaaactccagtttgtatccttgagacactatttctaacacccaaggatccaggtctgattgaatccagacctggctgaatacctgaagacggccccccaccggtccggacacccccagggaagccccagcgtcatgcggtggacttggtaacagccggggaggacttctggtcctgtgcacctgaggttgcaggaatttttcttccccgtcctataccctttgaggcgaggaagacgaaccctttccacgcctgtatttattgtgacaaaaggactgcatttgctgatgtggtgccctcttttgttgtgtgggaacatgaggaagaaaagaggacttacccgtagtcgcggtcgagactaggtccgccaggccatccccaaacaagaccgtacctttaaagggtagagcttccatagacctcttggagtcggcatcagcattccattgatggatccacaaggccctcctggcagatatcgacatggcattggtccttgatcccaagagacagacgttggatccacaaggccctcctggcagatatcgacatggcattggtccttgattccaagagacagacgtcccttgccgcgtccttcaggtaatctgcagcgtccttaatataaccaagagttagaaggacattatctttatcaagagtatccatgtcactagctaaattctccgcccatttagcaatagcactactcacccataccgacgccacagcaggtctgagcaatgcacccgtattagcgaaaatggacttcagacacgtctccaacttgcgatccgccggatccttgagagctgccgtgtcaggagacggaagcgccatcttcttagacaaacgggatagagctttatcaacggttggaaatgcctcccatttttccctgtcatcagagggaaaatgatacgccataaaaatcctcttgggaatctgccatttcttatctggcgattcccaagccttttcacaaagagtattcatttcatgagaggggggaaactttacctcaggtttcttccccttgaataagcaaatccttgtttcctgcaccgcaggttcatcagaaatgtgcaacacatcctttatagccacaatcatattactgaatactcttaagcaaacgtggatgtaacgccgcctcagtgaaatcgacctcggaatcagagtccgtgtcggtatccgtatcccccacctgagtaaaaggcctcttatgggacccggatggggtctgtacctgagaaaaagcctcctccatagatttcttccacacctgggtctgtgactcagacttatctaacctcttagataaagaagctacattggaatttattgtagtaaggagtgctagtaaatcaggagtcggctgcgtcgacagtgctagCTCTAGCCCCACATCCCCACCTcctataacctcctctggtgaataacattcaggttccgacatgtcgacacgcagtaccgacacccacaacacccagaaccgtcccagcaaggtgacaggcccacaaggtacccagcgctgccttatagttcacaactggtaccccacagcggctccccactggagatgccccttatacttgcagaaaacgtggaggtcccagcagcgtctctccctcggtgctgtgtagggagaaaatggcgcgcgaGTGAGCCGCGGACCAAAGCTCGGCCCCCTTCCCGGCGGCCTCGGCCCGCCAATTTTCAACATACAAAAAAtgcccggcgggggtctgtaataaagtgcctcggcacctacgatcttttgccggctcagtaacctcagtaacatgcgcccccccccagcgccctgcacccagtgacaagcgttggtgatgtgtgtgtgggagcatggagcacagcgttaccgctgtgctttaccttccgtaactgaagtcttctgccgtcctgaagtcttctgttcttctcatactcacccggcttctgacttctggcttctgtgagggggtgatggcgtggctccgggaacaagcagctaggcgcatcaagtgatcgaaccctctggagctaatggtgtccagtagccgagaagcagagccttgaaactcacagaagtaggtctgcttctctcccctcactcccacgctgcagggagcctgtagccagcagggctccctgaaaataaaaaacctaacaaaaagtattttcctatagaaactcaggagagctcccttagtgtgcatccagtcactcctgggcacaaagtctaactgaggtctggaggaggggcatagagggaggagccagttcacacccagtcttaagtcttttttgtgtgcccaagctcctgcggatcccgtctataccccatggtccttttggagtccccagcatcctctaggacgtaagagaaatagctaTTAGTTTTTTGGAAGTTGAATAATAGCTAAAAAGAAAGTTACTTCTTCGAAGACATCACAAAAAGCACAAATTAGTTTTTGTATACTTATTTAATGACGTAAACACCTATGAATGCTATAATAATCATGAAATCTAATTGGAAAAGGTTTCCATAATTGCACGTCCCTCAGTATTTGGGGAAGGGAACATTACGTAGCTCAAAGCTACCAATATACATCTCTGACATTGGCACAGAACTCTTGCCGGGATGGTCGTGCAGCCCTAATCTAGTGTTCTTGGTGTCCTCTAATGTTCTTGGTGTGCTGATAGCTGAGCTCCCAGCGGTATCATTTATAAGCCAAACATTTTATTATAGTAGCATTAAACCATCACTCATCTAACAGTTGGGTTGACTAGTAAAGAGCAGGACTGTAGTAAACAGCTGATAGCCAAAGGGTTAATGCAAAACTAGAAACGAGGAAATATTTGAAAGCACATCTTAGGCCTGGAAAGGTGGCCAGGATAACTTACTGGCGCCAGGAGTATAAATCGGATACAGACAGAACAGACTGGGGATGATTAAACAAAATAAAAAGATCCTTAAAGAGACAGTAGcagaaaatacagtatatatatatatatatatatatatatagtaaacatctTTTTTTTAATGTTCTTAGACTGTCTAATAGGGGTATTCAGCTGGTGTCGGTTTTTCCAacagtcggaaaaactgcacttttcgaaaGTTTTTAGGCCGAatatacattcgacctattcagtgaAAGCGAGGTTTTTTcgactgtcaaaaaaaaaaaaaaacacggcacTGTCTTAAAACACGTGAATTGGCGAGTTACTCACCGATCCACGTTTTTGTCGAAAATGCGGCTGTTTTCTACAGTTTATCGCTGATGCAGATTCGTCTTGTTATCAAGTCGAACCAGCATTATCAGAATGCTGTCCGGAAACGTCTTGCATTGAATAGCAGGGTCCGGATTTTTCGTCTAGCCGAATACCAAATACCCAATTTAATACCCCCCTAAACTGCCTTATTTAATGCTTCCTTGTTGCTAATGTTCTCCCCACCAATGACAAAAACAACACTCCTATTTAAAAACACTTttcctgtactactactactaataataatgaataattatTATTACTAGGCATAGCATAGATTCCAAACAAGGCcccacctgtgtggagtttgtgtgtgcTCTCCATGTTTACATGGGTTTCTTCTGAGTATTGATGTATATTAATGTGGATGCCTGCAGGAAACTCTTGTCCACCTCTACCAAGTGAATCTTCCACAGGCCAATAGTACTTCCTTGCCTCACTTATTACTATAGCTCTTGCCAGACAACCTTTGAAATTCAGTTGTCGCACAATGTCAAAAATATTAATGGAAGCCAGTGCACTGTCAGTTCCAGAGAGAAGCAGATCATTTGGATGACTAGGCAGTAAAAAGAAGGGGTCAGACATCTATTTTAGGATTTATTTAGGATATGAGTTAACACTTAACATGCTTTTTTTCTCAGAGGAAATTAATTTGCAAAGTCCAGGGCAAGCTCAGGCAGGAATGGTGAATTACCTGTTCTAGGCTTTGTCCTCCCATTTTCTGCAGTGCAATCATCGCCCTGCGTAGCGGGTATCCCATTGATGTCACAGCTTCAATGACATCACGCTCCTCTTGGCTCAGAGCTAACAAGACGTCTCCAGAGCAGTCCGGATGGGTCTGCCGCGTAGGTGGGAGACAGGAGTATGGGCTCAGAGACTGTAGGAATGGAAGCTGAAAGTTACTTATAATACAAAATGGTATGTGCCAAGGTTCTGGGAGAGACTTGTTTACAAATATTTCTTAACAGAGCCCTTCAGCATATTAGGGTCATTCCCTGCAAGTGGATAATGCAGAAAGTGTGGATAAATTGGTTTTATTGGCTGTTATGGaaaatgggtgtagtagggtatgccggcggccggactcccggcgaccagcataccggctccggaatcccgaccgccggcataccgacagctgggcaagtgcaaataagccccttgtgCGCTCGCCgcactacgcgcaccacgctatctattctccccccaagagggagaaaagatgtcggtatgccggcggccggattccagcgtctgtaagctggtcgtcgggagcccggccatcggcaaacagaagaccacccatggaGGGtgcagtagggtatgccggcggctgggctcccggcgaccagcataccagtgctggaatcccgaccgccggcataccgacagctgcgtGAGCGCGaatgggccccttgcgggctcgctgcactcgccacgctacgcgcaccacgctatctattctccccccaagagggagaaaagatgtcggtatgctggcggccgggattccagcgccggtatgctagtcgtcgggagcccggccgccggcaaacagaagaccacccatggagggtgtagtagggtatgccggcggccgggctcccggcgaccagcataccggtgccggaatcccgaccgccggcatactgacagctgggcgagcacaaatgagccccttgcgggctcgtatgcgtcgggagcccggccgccagcaaacaGAAGATCACCCATGGAAAATACTGCCACTTTCCAGTAATCAAGAAAATAGGTTTGGGCAGATGGAAGTGAAGAGAGAAAGGGGTTTGGAATAAAATTGATAAAATGGTTAATTTACAGTTGAAATAGAAGTTCTTAATATGGGCAATGTCTATGCTATATTTCCATCCTGCACATAGGTAAGCAGAGATGGGCATGTTATATCAGGATGACTGGGAGAAGGCCACTGTAGAGTTAAGAGAGATACAGGTGCAGTTGATCCTGCATTGCATGCAACTAAATGCGTGGATTCACCTATATGCAGCGTTATGTGCATCACTGCGGCTGGACCACCCCACCCCATTATGTACGCTTGGATATGCATCATCATTATCAGTACACAATTGCACTAGCcccatctatagattgtaagcttgcgagcagggccttcctacctctgtctgtctgttattacccagttttgttctattactgttgttctaattgtaaagcgcaacggaatatgctgcgctatataagaaactgttaataaataataaataatcctTGGTATAAAAGACTCGTCTGAGAGCATATATGTATAACACACAAATCTGCGTCAGCCGTAATTCCATTGACATGCCTTCACTGAACACTGCCTATGTAAGAATGCCCCATTACAGCACATTAATTCCCATTCAGACGCATGGGGAAATACGTTACATGCAGGGCTGCGGAAAGCTGAAAGAGACTGGTTACTGGGGGCGTGGCCATGTCTCCTCCgaaaaaaataaagtaaaacagTGCACGGCGCTGCACTGCAAAGTGAAAAATGTCCCCCTCAGCAGCTGACCCTGGACCAGGCTGGTCACCCCCATCAAACCTGGGCCCATGTAATAATTACCCGCATCCCCCCCTCCTGGTGCCCCTGGTCGCAAGTACGCATGTTCCGCAACATGTGCATTCAACTCTGCACCGGGATGAGAATTTCATAGGCAAGGACTGAACAGATTCCAGATTTGCATATCTATCTCAAAGCAATGAAGAAGTATCTGACCATGTTGTTACATAAAAACAGATCTTCAGTGCACATAGGGTTTCCAGGAAACACATAAAAGATTATGTATGCAACATGCAGCACCTCTCACTCACACATGATTCACTATGCACAGCCTAATAAACCTGTGTGCACTGAATCAGTTATTCATATGCATAAATCAGTAGTTTGTCACCCCAGAAATGTCTGTTACCGGGTTGGTGGGCTTGTGGCAGCGAATCGGTGGAATGGAGCCAGCGCTGTATGGTCTCTTGGAGCAGCAACAATTGGAAGATGGAGGTGGTGTTGGGCTAAAAGTTTGCCTGCAGTAGTTATTCCTTTGGTGCTGGGTTTGGTGGGTGCCCCTGGCTTCAGAACTCCCCTTGTGGTGGTGCACAAGTGTGGCAATTCTTTTATTTGCTGCATCCAGTTCGCTCCGAGAGCTTTGTGAAGGTGTCAATGACTTTCTCTTTTTCATATGTGATGGAGGAGACTTCACATGAGAGCAGCGGCATCTGGATGGTGGACTGGGCACAAGGGGAGATGTACGTGGTCTGTGAGTCCACTGTGGTTGAGGACTCTTGCACAAACGTACCCTGGCTTCTCTCTGACGAGCCTCCATCTCACTTCCTTCTGATGAAGAATACTCATCATCCTCAGAGTATCCATCTTCCTCAAAGAATCTGTCATTTTTATCCATGTTGTCTGTTGTCCCCAAGCTACTTTGTGGCCGAACGGGGTTGGCATCTGATGTGCTAAGGCTTCTACATCTATGTAAGGATATGGAAGGCCTCTGGGGACTACTGCGCCTGGTCTGGGAACCCGCCTTCCTGTCATGAATCATCCAGTATGTAGGTGCTGTAGGCTTGACATCTGAGGTGAAGGTATTTAGACCATACAATCCTTCCACCCAGTCCAGGACCTTCCTCTCCACAGAAAAATCATGCTGCAGAGACAGAGAGAACATTACTTTAGTCATGAATGAAGAAGGCTGTTCCCATACATTGGCAAAGAATTGTTCAAAAGTCAGAAAAGGTTATCAAGTATTCCATCACTGTTATGACCATGTTGACCCTGGAGATATAGGCATCAAACCATTAGTCaccggggtaaatttactgaagtgCAGATTtaaaaaagtggaggtgttgcctatagcaaccaattaaaTTATTTTCTAGAATGTGCAAGATAAATAATAGCCAGAACTGATGGGTTGCTGTAGGCAATACCTCCAATTTTGTAAGCCAGCACTACAACTTACACTCCTGGGCCTATTTAGAGTCAGTCTGAAATGGACACTTAAAATTGAATCAAAAATCCATTTGCATCCTTGCTACTGATataggggttaatttactaagatgggagttctatttaagatgggatgttgcccatatcaaccaattagattccaggggccaaatgtaatagtgagagagtttcaaaaagtgagagatttggtaaggttttgcggggttttttttttaaagcggcaatcatttacacagcaagatcaacctgattttgcagtgtaaatgattgccactttaaaaaaaaaaaaaaaaaaacccctgaaaAATCTTAccgaatctctcactttctgaaactctcactctattacatttggcacctggtattatgttctagaacagaggttctcaaactcggtcctcaggaccccacacagtgcatgttttgcaggtaacccagcaggtgcacaggtgtattaattactcactgacacattgcaaaaggtccacaggtggagctaattatttcacttatgattctgtgaggagacctgcaaaacatgcactgtgtggggtcctgaggaccgagtttgagaacctatgttctagaacagggctggccaaaccggtcctcgagatctaccaacggttcatgttttccaggcctcctggagatctgtagaattgtcaattaggaatgaatgcagcacatcttaattagtaatgactacacctgtgcaccagctaggtagtctggaaaatgtgaactgttggtagatcttgaggactggtttggccagccctgttctagaagGTCCTagttaaatgagaagtagaatttgattggttgctatgagcaacatcccatcttaaatagaactcccatcttagtaaatttaccccatagagtcagTTGCATATGCAATTACCAAGCTACGATTACTTCCCTTTGGTTGCGGCTCCGTCACCTTGTCATACCTGGCTGACGTCCTTTTACACCTTTTAAAAGCCTAAAGTGCTTTCCTTATGGTCACTAACAGCCTTCTTTACTGTTGTGATTTCATAGTTGCCAATTTTTGGCGGGTCTAGGACAGTGACGTGTGATCAGGGCAATCAGAGCTTCGCCTGTCATACTCCAGtgtactccagagttttaactataacaatggtggtcattccgagttgatcgctcgttatttttttttcgcaacggagcgattagtcgctaatgcacatgcgcaatgtccgcagtgcgactgcgccaagtaaatttgctattaagttaggtattttactcacggcattacaaggttttttcttcgttctggtgatcggagtgtgattgacaagaagtgggtgtttctgggcggaaactggccgttttatgggagtgtgcggaaaaacgctgccgtttctgggaaaaacgcgggagtggctggagaaacgggggagtgtctgggcgaacgctgggtgtgtttgtgacgtcaaaccaggaacgaaactgactgaactgatcgcagtggcagagtaagtgtggagctactcagaaactgctaagaagtgtctattcgcaaatctgctaatcttttgttcgcaaatctactatgctaagaatcactcccagtaggcggcggcttagcgtatgcaaagctgctaaaagcagcttgcgagcgaacaactcggaatgagggccaatgatcagaATAATGCAAAGACGACATTTATAACTtctaaatatctttgtattattctaatcatgtttATAGTCAAATCTCACCACCAAATCACGTGtgcgtaaatctggctctgatactagtcggtgcctccccagccattgacctcactgtcCAGGGCGATTAGAAAAGCTGTGCGACCTCACCACGAGTCCTGGGTAGCGCCATTTCTAATTGAATCTCACATTTTGTTGGTACATGCATTGCAGCGATTTATGTGAGCTTTGTGACACAAGCTTATTATTTAggatttaagggccccatacactaggccgattatgtccaattcgggcattcggcccgatatattgggtgaaatcgggcattttcgggtTGATTTTCCCCCGATCctatgagcatcggatcggatccctctagatccgacatatcacgagtgctgcactcgtgatatgtcggatcccgcagtaaatagataggatagtagaagatacatcatatgcaaaaaaaactgcataagatatatctaatactatcttaccaactgggagg
Encoded proteins:
- the UBAP1L gene encoding ubiquitin-associated protein 1-like isoform X1, with product MSFLDDIPFKFNDGFIPLPPPGDRTPCPSIVPDCSELLTCPAVSQGDTYLQHDFSVERKVLDWVEGLYGLNTFTSDVKPTAPTYWMIHDRKAGSQTRRSSPQRPSISLHRCRSLSTSDANPVRPQSSLGTTDNMDKNDRFFEEDGYSEDDEYSSSEGSEMEARQREARVRLCKSPQPQWTHRPRTSPLVPSPPSRCRCSHVKSPPSHMKKRKSLTPSQSSRSELDAANKRIATLVHHHKGSSEARGTHQTQHQRNNYCRQTFSPTPPPSSNCCCSKRPYSAGSIPPIRCHKPTNPSLSPYSCLPPTRQTHPDCSGDVLLALSQEERDVIEAVTSMGYPLRRAMIALQKMGGQSLEQVLGYLGATDRLCKVGYEEVLVEEAMEMFQNSEIKAAEYLRLLLQFNDMGFQQDDIKEVLLIYDNHRDRSLEELMMRAQ
- the UBAP1L gene encoding ubiquitin-associated protein 1-like isoform X2; this translates as MSFLDDIPFKFNDGFIPLPPPGDRTPCPSIVPDCSELLTCPAHDFSVERKVLDWVEGLYGLNTFTSDVKPTAPTYWMIHDRKAGSQTRRSSPQRPSISLHRCRSLSTSDANPVRPQSSLGTTDNMDKNDRFFEEDGYSEDDEYSSSEGSEMEARQREARVRLCKSPQPQWTHRPRTSPLVPSPPSRCRCSHVKSPPSHMKKRKSLTPSQSSRSELDAANKRIATLVHHHKGSSEARGTHQTQHQRNNYCRQTFSPTPPPSSNCCCSKRPYSAGSIPPIRCHKPTNPSLSPYSCLPPTRQTHPDCSGDVLLALSQEERDVIEAVTSMGYPLRRAMIALQKMGGQSLEQVLGYLGATDRLCKVGYEEVLVEEAMEMFQNSEIKAAEYLRLLLQFNDMGFQQDDIKEVLLIYDNHRDRSLEELMMRAQ